Proteins co-encoded in one Brassica rapa cultivar Chiifu-401-42 chromosome A02, CAAS_Brap_v3.01, whole genome shotgun sequence genomic window:
- the LOC117131978 gene encoding uncharacterized protein LOC117131978: MIDIEAVIDGIRVFMTFVYGDPVLERRDQVWERLTRFSTTRTGPWFMIGDFNEITGHNEKEGGRQRSDSSFLSFKQMLTDCGMLEFSFTGDMLSWVGKRAGRVTVRCRLDRAVGNADWHEKFPHSNVKYLRLWGSDHRPILADILTKPTRRSKKFKFDRRWLDNEELRQVILEGWKSPDLPPNATIMEHISSCRKALSEWRKQHNINSAKLVEELKEKVEGLYADDNATTEEIAAALKELSDALKAEEMFWKQKSRVFWLREGDQNTKFFHALTKQRRARNKITQLLDVNGNVVEDEEGLVAIATSYFRQIFESSTPEDIEEALSEVPTTITGTMNDSLTAPVSEWEVKLALFAMHPDKAPGPDGMTALFYQQFWDIVKQDLTLMLQDRLEGLMPETKEILPGLISETQSAFVAGRQISDNIMIAQEMFHALRTKPSGRNKRMAIKTDMSKAYDRMEWSFIESVMRKMGFSETWITWIMRCITSVKYKVLMNGQPRGNIIPALVSLLNHAENQGKITGMRITRACPSRINAATRQEVKDTLGIHNDGGMGKYLGIPEDISGSKCKLFAFLKENLMHRVNGWTGRWLSKGGKEVMIKSILLALPTYVMSTFLLPLEICENLASAIAQFWWSSNPPKRGIHWAKWAKVCLPKEEGGIGFRLIHEFNLALLAKQLWRLVQYPDSLVARVLRGRYYRMTSPLRATSTSSPSYVWTSISAARKLLLLGIRQKIHSGYDVRVWEDPWIPTTPARPAKPIAPVMNLNMRVSDIINQESKEWDVGLLDDYVHPDDIPLICSMAISSTHRRDTFCWNYTRNGQYTVKSGYWVAQNLLQQEEEKEILEPSITKLQAFAWKLKAPRKMCHLIWQLITGQVAVTRNLVRRNMRCDNYCPRCGEIEESVTHAIFECPPALKVWSLSVTPTSPGIFPVASVYTNKDYLFWRKNNIIVPDQDRDPYPWIIWYIWKARNDKLFRGIDRDPLELVRYAESECQAWFNANEMIPQQVQASNNDLLIALVDVDGSGWIVGRTYNFWEHETLLDVNQRCIRR; encoded by the exons ATGATTGACATTGAGGCAGTCATTGATGGAATAAGAGTTTTTATGACGTTTGTTTATGGTGACCCTGTTTTGGAACGAAGAGATCAAGTTTGGGAACGTCTTACGCGTTTCTCAACAACTAGAACTGGACCTTGGTTCATGATTGGAGATTTCAATGAAATTACGGGGCACAATGAGAAGGAAGGCGGGCGACAGCGTTCAGATAGTTCGTTCCTATCCTTCAAGCAAATGCTTACAGACTGCGGGATGTTAGAGTTTTCTTTTACGGGGGACATGCTTTCATGGGTAGGGAAGAGAGCTGGACGTGTAACTGTTCGGTGTCGTCTAGACAGAGCAGTAGGCAATGCTGATTGGCATGAGAAGTTCCCACACTCAAATGTCAAGTACTTGAGATTATGGGGCTCAGATCATCGTCCGATTCTTGCAGACATACTGACAAAGCCAACGAGAAGATCAAAGAAATTCAAATTTGATAGGAGATGGCTAGACAATGAGGAACTGAGGCAAGTCATTCTTGAGGGATGGAAATCTCCTGATTTACCACCCAATGCTACTATAATGGAACATATCTCGAGTTGTCGAAAAGCTTTGAGTGAGTGGAGGAAACAACACAACATCAATTCGGCAAAGCTAGTGGAGGAGTTAAAGGagaaagttgagggtttatatgCAGATGACAATGCGACGACGGAGGAAATTGCAGCAGCGTTGAAGGAACTATCTGATGCTCTTAAGGCAGAAGAAATGTTCTGGAAACAAAAGAGTAGAGTGTTCTGGCTGAGAGAGGGAgatcaaaataccaaattttTCCATGCCTTAACGAAGCAAAGGAGAGCAAGGAACAAAATCACGCAGCTTCTGGATGTTAATGGTAATGTAGTTGAGGATGAGGAAGGACTGGTAGCCATTGCTACTAGTTATTTTCGACAAATCTTTGAGTCATCTACACCAGAGGATATTGAAGAGGCGTTATCTGAGGTTCCTACGACGATCACAGGAACAATGAATGACAGTCTCACTGCTCCTGTTTCAGAATGGGAGGTTAAATTAGCTCTCTTTGCTATGCATCCAGATAAGGCACCGGGACCAGATGGGATGACTGCGCTTTTTTACCAACAGTTTTGGGATATAGTCAAACAGGATTTAACTCTTATG CTACAAGATCGTCTCGAAGGTCTTATGCCAGAGACTAAAGAAATTTTGCCAGGTTTGATATCAGAAACCCAGTCAGCCTTTGTTGCTGGAAGACAGATATCAGATAATATCATGATTGCTCAAGAGATGTTCCATGCTCTACGAACAAAACCGAGTGGACGTAATAAGAGGATGGCCATCAAGACAGATATGAGTAAGGCATATGATAGGATGGAATGGTCGTTTATCGAATCTGTGATGCGTAAGATGGGATTCTCTGAGACATGGATCACCTGGATTATGAGGTGCATTACGTCGGTCAAATACAAAGTTCTCATGAATGGGCAGCCAAGAGGAAATATTATTCCAG cgctcgttAGCCTTCTCAATCATGCAGAGAACCAAGGGAAGATAACGGGGATGCGTATCACACGCGCATGTCCTTCG aggATTAATGCAGCCACCCGGCAAGAGGTTAAAGATACACTtggaattcacaatgatggaggGATGGGAAAGTATTTGGGGATCCCAGAGGATATTAGTGGCTCTAAATGTAAACTTTTTGCATTTCTAAAGGAAAATCTGATGCACAGAGTCAATGGATGGACTGGTCGATGGCTCTCGAAAGGAGGAAAGGAAGTAATGATCAAATCCATTTTATTAGCTCTTCCGACATACGTTATGTCGACGTTTCTGCTTCCATTGGAGATCTGTGAAAATCTCGCTAGTGCCATtgcacaattttggtggagctcGAATCCTCCGAAGAGAGGAATACACTGGGCAAAATGGGCCAAGGTTTGTTTACCCAAAGAGGAGGGCGGTATTGGCTTCCGGCTAATTCATGAGTTCAATTTAGCACTATTGGCAAAACAATTATGGAGACTGGTCCAATACCCTGATTCACTGGTTGCCCGAGTATTAAGGGGGCGATATTATAGGATGACCTCGCCATTGAGGGCGACCTCTACTAGCAGCCCATCATATGTGTGGACAAGCATCTCCGCAGCGAGGAAGCTTTTACTGCTAGGGATCAGACAGAAGATTCACTCTGGTTATGACGTCAGGGTGTGGGAGGATCCGTGGATTCCAACGACACCTGCTAGACCGGCTAAACCTATAGCCCCTGTGATGAACCTAAACATGAGAGTCAGTGACATCATTAATCAGGAATCAAAGGAGTGGGATGTAGGATTGCTAGATGATTATGTCCATCCTGATGATATACCTCTCATCTGTAGTATGGCTATAAGCTCTACTCACCGTCGAGATACCTTTTGTTGGAACTACACGAGAAATGGCCAATACACAGTCAAGTCTGGATACTGGGTTGCTCAGAACCTATTGCagcaagaagaggaaaaggaaatATTAGAGCCAAGTATCACTaaacttcaagcctttgcttggaagttGAAAGCGCCAAGGAAGATGtgccatcttatatggcaattgaTCACAGGTCAGGTAGCAGTAACAAGGAATCTAGTAAGGCGTAATATGAGGTGCGATAATTATTGCCCAAGGTGTGGGGAAATAGAGGAATCTGTAACTCATGCAATATTTGAATGCCCTCCAGCCTTGAAAGTATGGTCTTTATCGGTAACTCCTACAAGTCCTGGTATATTCCCAGTGGCGAGCGTCTACACAAACAAGGACTATCTTTTCTGGAGGAAAAATAATATCATTGTGCCAGACCAAGACagggatccttatccctggataatatggtatatttggaaggctcgCAATGATAAGCTTTTCAGGGGTATAGATAGAGATCCTTTGGAACTCGTTCGATACGCAGAGAGTGAATGCCAAGCCTGGTTCAACGCAAATGAGATGATACCGCAACAAGTCCAGGCTAGCAACAATGAT cTTCTGATCGctttagtggatgtggatgggtcTGGTTGGATAGTAGGGAGGACATACAACTTTTGGGAACACGAAACTTTACTCGATGTGAATCAGCGTTGCATTCGGAGGTAG